The Exiguobacterium mexicanum genome includes a window with the following:
- a CDS encoding aldehyde dehydrogenase, producing MLAPIEQLTIEELIRKQRRFYRTQATKSLAFRLSMLTFLKESIKHHEAEILQALEQDLNKSELDAFTTEIGFVYDEITRTTRELKRWMRPKRVRGASIHLGTKSEVMYEPYGTVLIIAPWNYPFQLAMAPLIGAIAAGNTAVVKPSELTPNVAQIITKVLERAFTDRYVVSVEGDKDVATELLAKKWDHIFFTGSTPVGKIVMEAAAKHLTPVTLELGGKSPAIVHDDANIEIAAKRIAWGKWMNAGQTCVAPDYVLVHESKREVFLEAIKREAFTMFGNGVGTKRFTRIVNETHFDRLTGYLTEGDVFFGGQTDRDQLKIAPTVLTDIEEDANVMKDEIFGPILPVLTYRQLDEVIDFVAARPHPLALYLFTETKEVEQKVMKYLTFGGGCVNDVLMHLTNPNLPFGGVGESGMGSYHGRYSFETFSHAKSILRNTTKFDLPVRYPNFKGAEKLIRLVYR from the coding sequence ATGCTCGCACCAATCGAACAGTTGACCATCGAAGAGCTCATCCGTAAACAACGTCGTTTCTATCGGACCCAAGCGACCAAATCGCTCGCATTCCGTCTCAGTATGCTGACGTTTTTAAAAGAATCGATCAAACATCATGAGGCCGAAATTCTCCAAGCGTTGGAGCAGGATTTGAACAAATCGGAACTCGACGCGTTCACGACGGAAATTGGTTTCGTCTACGATGAGATTACACGGACGACTCGTGAGTTGAAACGTTGGATGCGCCCGAAGCGAGTCCGCGGTGCTTCGATTCATCTCGGGACGAAAAGTGAGGTCATGTATGAACCTTATGGCACGGTACTGATTATCGCTCCATGGAACTACCCGTTTCAATTGGCGATGGCACCGCTCATCGGAGCGATTGCCGCAGGGAACACGGCCGTCGTGAAGCCTTCGGAATTGACACCGAACGTCGCCCAAATAATCACAAAAGTGCTCGAACGGGCGTTCACTGACCGCTACGTCGTCAGCGTCGAAGGAGATAAAGACGTGGCGACGGAACTGCTCGCAAAGAAGTGGGACCATATCTTCTTCACTGGGTCGACACCGGTCGGAAAAATTGTCATGGAGGCGGCGGCGAAACATTTGACGCCGGTCACGCTTGAGCTCGGCGGGAAATCGCCGGCCATCGTCCATGACGATGCCAATATCGAGATTGCGGCGAAACGGATCGCTTGGGGCAAATGGATGAACGCCGGGCAAACGTGCGTCGCTCCAGACTATGTCCTCGTCCATGAATCGAAACGAGAGGTATTCCTCGAAGCCATTAAACGTGAAGCGTTCACGATGTTCGGGAATGGCGTCGGGACGAAGCGGTTCACACGAATCGTCAATGAGACACATTTCGACCGTTTGACCGGATATTTGACGGAAGGCGACGTATTTTTCGGAGGTCAGACCGACCGAGATCAATTGAAGATCGCTCCGACTGTATTGACGGACATCGAAGAAGACGCAAACGTTATGAAGGATGAGATTTTTGGGCCGATTCTACCGGTACTCACGTATCGTCAACTCGATGAAGTGATTGATTTCGTTGCAGCGCGCCCACACCCGCTCGCGCTCTATTTGTTCACTGAGACGAAAGAGGTGGAGCAGAAGGTGATGAAGTATCTCACGTTTGGCGGAGGTTGTGTCAATGATGTTCTTATGCATTTGACGAACCCGAACCTGCCGTTCGGTGGCGTCGGTGAGAGCGGAATGGGCTCGTATCATGGTCGCTACAGCTTTGAGACGTTCAGCCATGCCAAATCGATTTTACGCAATACGACGAAATTTGATTTGCCGGTTCGTTATCCGAACTTCAAAGGAGCCGAGAAGTTGATTCGACTCGTCTACCGATGA
- a CDS encoding M48 family metallopeptidase, translating into MKQSQLVHKNEKLYFGLLVAASVLTVVLGIVFTIASLGIFLWIIGTILALSLFTHWLQIGYIRTNGVKVTERQFADLHHTYQRVGQEMGIRLLPDVYILQAGGVLNAFATRFFQKNMVILYSDIVELSRDGYTKEVEFVIAHELAHIRRNHVQKQWAMMLGGWIPFLGSAYSRACEFTCDRMAAHYIQDQAASKRALTILAIGGKLAKEVSEFDYLYEASRENGFIAKLSELLSTHPPLPKRIAAIATNAGETNVPVFKTAGYVKGSIIGTIVLSVIVNVAIVAWLFTSDGLTGFSEGFGSLDAMAEEPIQELAYNDASYEEFAALLADGADVNTQDLYGDTPLHNLLYGEGADIDTVELLLESGADVSLENEDGMTPAELVADSGQPTGIIELIQSYE; encoded by the coding sequence ATGAAACAATCGCAATTGGTACATAAGAACGAAAAGCTGTATTTTGGACTGCTCGTCGCGGCCAGCGTGTTGACGGTGGTGTTAGGAATCGTCTTCACAATCGCCTCTCTCGGCATTTTCTTATGGATAATCGGAACGATTTTAGCACTGTCTCTATTCACGCACTGGCTTCAAATCGGATATATTCGCACGAACGGCGTCAAAGTGACAGAGCGTCAATTCGCCGACTTGCATCATACGTATCAGCGTGTCGGGCAAGAGATGGGGATTCGCCTACTCCCGGACGTCTACATTCTTCAAGCCGGGGGCGTCTTGAACGCTTTCGCGACACGTTTCTTCCAAAAGAACATGGTCATCTTGTATTCGGATATCGTCGAGTTGTCACGTGATGGGTACACGAAAGAAGTCGAGTTTGTCATTGCGCATGAACTGGCACACATTCGCCGTAATCACGTTCAAAAACAGTGGGCCATGATGCTCGGCGGCTGGATCCCGTTTTTAGGGTCTGCCTATTCGCGCGCCTGTGAATTTACGTGTGACCGCATGGCCGCCCATTACATTCAAGACCAAGCCGCATCGAAACGTGCCCTCACGATTCTTGCGATCGGTGGGAAGTTGGCAAAAGAAGTGAGCGAGTTTGACTACTTGTACGAAGCGAGCCGTGAGAACGGATTTATCGCCAAGTTGAGCGAGCTGTTATCGACGCATCCGCCGCTCCCGAAACGGATTGCGGCCATCGCGACGAACGCCGGTGAGACGAACGTTCCGGTCTTCAAGACGGCAGGGTATGTCAAAGGGTCGATTATCGGGACGATTGTATTGAGCGTCATTGTCAATGTGGCCATTGTCGCCTGGTTGTTCACGAGCGACGGATTGACTGGCTTCTCAGAAGGGTTCGGCTCGCTTGATGCCATGGCAGAAGAGCCGATTCAAGAACTTGCCTATAACGATGCATCGTACGAAGAGTTCGCGGCATTGCTGGCGGACGGTGCTGACGTCAACACGCAAGACCTGTATGGCGATACGCCGCTCCATAACTTGTTATACGGGGAAGGCGCGGACATCGACACGGTCGAGCTGTTGCTCGAGAGCGGTGCCGACGTGTCCCTTGAGAACGAGGACGGGATGACCCCGGCTGAACTCGTTGCCGACTCCGGTCAACCAACAGGAATCATCGAATTGATTCAATCGTACGAGTGA
- a CDS encoding kinase, with translation MDTLREIIRREHAKYPQGRPFIVAIDGLSGAGKTTLVDQLRGTSPKEMMLHIDDFIVERHRRYGTGQSEAMEYYALQWDVDLLVQTLFEPLRQGETTLTLPYYARDRDEIVMRTIEIAPNALVLIEGIFLLRDEWRPYFDYVVYLDCPREVRYERVLNRDTYIGELSERIAKYERRYWPGEVHYLKTVNPKAKANHIVQSS, from the coding sequence ATGGACACTTTACGGGAAATCATTCGTCGAGAACACGCCAAGTATCCGCAAGGCCGGCCGTTCATCGTCGCCATCGACGGATTGAGCGGAGCTGGGAAGACGACGCTTGTTGATCAACTGCGCGGGACCTCACCGAAGGAAATGATGCTACATATCGATGATTTTATCGTCGAGCGGCATCGGCGTTACGGGACGGGACAATCGGAAGCGATGGAATATTATGCGCTCCAATGGGACGTCGACTTACTTGTCCAGACGTTGTTCGAACCGTTGCGGCAAGGGGAGACAACGCTGACGTTACCGTACTATGCGCGCGACCGGGACGAAATCGTCATGCGAACGATCGAGATTGCTCCGAACGCACTTGTCTTGATCGAAGGAATTTTCTTATTGCGGGACGAGTGGCGCCCTTATTTTGACTACGTCGTCTATCTCGACTGTCCGCGGGAGGTCCGGTATGAACGGGTCTTGAATCGGGATACGTATATCGGCGAGTTGTCGGAGCGGATTGCCAAGTACGAGCGCCGGTACTGGCCCGGAGAAGTGCATTATTTGAAGACGGTCAACCCGAAAGCCAAAGCCAATCACATCGTTCAATCCAGTTGA
- a CDS encoding Crp/Fnr family transcriptional regulator, with product MTMKCGTTQPNSFVFSEETKQLLFEMMTFQEYSKASIVCWEGERCSKFFYLKSGTVKFTKLTKKGSSLIMFIYGADDFFGEFDIDEVFPSSYSIETTEDSVIGWISKQEMDELVRQDAQLATEVLRWTSMMRKQSEMKLRDLLLYGKPGALASTLLRMAAMHGVEETEGVTVPRHPSDGELGQLIGAPRETVNRMMNQWRKEGVLTTTPTSMVLHDIDFLKELCYCEGCPAGICRL from the coding sequence ATGACTATGAAATGTGGGACGACCCAACCGAACAGCTTCGTCTTCTCAGAAGAGACGAAACAGCTCTTATTCGAGATGATGACGTTTCAAGAATATTCAAAAGCGAGTATCGTTTGTTGGGAAGGCGAAAGATGCAGTAAGTTCTTTTATTTGAAGAGCGGTACCGTCAAATTCACGAAACTGACGAAAAAAGGGAGTTCGCTCATCATGTTCATATACGGCGCTGACGACTTCTTTGGAGAGTTCGACATCGACGAGGTATTCCCGAGCTCCTATAGTATCGAGACGACCGAGGACAGTGTCATCGGCTGGATTTCAAAACAAGAGATGGACGAGCTCGTGCGTCAAGACGCGCAGCTGGCTACGGAGGTATTGCGTTGGACTTCGATGATGCGTAAACAGTCCGAGATGAAGTTGCGTGACTTGTTGCTGTATGGGAAGCCAGGGGCGCTCGCCTCGACGTTGCTTCGCATGGCGGCAATGCACGGCGTAGAGGAGACAGAGGGGGTCACAGTTCCGAGACATCCGTCTGACGGCGAACTCGGACAATTGATCGGTGCACCTCGCGAAACGGTCAATCGAATGATGAACCAGTGGCGGAAAGAAGGCGTGTTAACGACGACTCCGACATCGATGGTGTTGCATGACATCGATTTCCTAAAAGAGCTATGTTACTGCGAAGGCTGTCCCGCCGGTATTTGTCGGCTTTGA
- a CDS encoding cytochrome c oxidase subunit 2A, with product MEKNDGQEPNLKGTFTSVMIVAGVIIAMWSSVFYLFVTR from the coding sequence GTGGAGAAAAACGATGGACAAGAACCGAACTTAAAAGGCACGTTCACATCGGTCATGATTGTCGCTGGCGTCATCATTGCCATGTGGTCGTCGGTCTTTTACTTATTTGTGACACGATAA
- a CDS encoding MFS transporter: MNKASAFVIYSIVFFAFFDLFAQLPVMSTFATSVGATPFIAGLVIAIYSLSNTFGNILSGIWTDRIGPIVILFVGLGLSSLSLLSYHLVDTSTTLLIVRVVHGFVAGLIVPAAFTLSANLTAANRQGKKVALTGSFVGLAAIIGPAFSGIMASRTTVPVVFTYVAFYGAMVALLALVFLRPSKLSLGTSSRQEEGKSRLERDVVKAYIGAFLLMFSQGAIAFLLPLYVQSLGYDSRLSGTLLSTFGIMAVLVFVLPTNRLFDQIEPAKLAALGVGILGVSQLLIGRAETSSLLYGVLALYGVGFAILFPAINTMLIKATNHANRGKSYGYFYAFFSLGTVTGSAFLGWLSITLTQKFTVTGGILLAAGLVLVMMQQAKKRNVPVR; this comes from the coding sequence ATGAACAAAGCATCTGCCTTTGTCATTTATAGTATCGTCTTTTTTGCTTTCTTTGATCTTTTTGCCCAGCTTCCAGTCATGAGCACGTTCGCGACATCGGTCGGTGCGACACCGTTCATCGCCGGACTCGTCATTGCCATTTATTCATTGTCGAACACGTTCGGCAACATTTTATCGGGAATCTGGACTGACCGGATCGGTCCGATCGTCATCTTATTCGTCGGTCTCGGGCTATCGAGCCTCAGTCTATTGTCATACCATCTCGTCGACACATCGACGACGCTTCTCATCGTCCGCGTCGTGCACGGGTTCGTCGCCGGCTTGATCGTACCGGCCGCGTTCACGTTGTCTGCCAATTTGACCGCAGCGAACCGTCAAGGGAAGAAAGTGGCATTGACCGGCAGTTTTGTCGGGTTGGCGGCCATCATCGGGCCGGCGTTCAGTGGGATCATGGCGAGTCGAACGACCGTCCCCGTCGTTTTCACATACGTCGCGTTTTATGGGGCGATGGTCGCATTACTCGCACTCGTCTTTTTACGTCCGTCGAAACTGTCGCTCGGAACATCGAGCCGTCAAGAGGAAGGGAAATCACGGCTTGAACGTGACGTCGTGAAGGCGTATATCGGTGCCTTCCTTTTAATGTTCTCGCAAGGTGCGATCGCGTTCTTGCTACCACTTTATGTACAGTCGCTCGGCTATGACTCCCGCTTGAGCGGGACACTGCTTAGTACGTTCGGAATCATGGCGGTGCTCGTATTTGTGTTACCGACGAACCGTTTGTTCGATCAAATCGAACCAGCGAAACTTGCGGCACTCGGTGTCGGCATTCTTGGTGTGAGCCAACTGTTGATTGGCCGTGCCGAGACATCTAGTCTCTTATACGGGGTGCTCGCCTTGTACGGTGTCGGTTTCGCGATCTTGTTCCCAGCCATCAACACGATGTTGATCAAAGCCACCAACCATGCCAACCGTGGCAAATCCTACGGATATTTTTATGCCTTCTTCTCGCTCGGGACGGTAACGGGCTCGGCTTTTTTAGGCTGGCTTTCCATCACGTTGACGCAAAAATTCACGGTGACCGGAGGCATCTTGCTCGCCGCCGGGTTGGTTCTCGTCATGATGCAACAAGCGAAAAAGCGGAACGTGCCCGTGAGATAA
- a CDS encoding b(o/a)3-type cytochrome-c oxidase subunit 1 gives MNDVASKLKQWEMERGVPVPSIGVKEARLAYAHVVISVLAVLIGGLAGLMQTLIRTGVIPEVFGYYQLLTAHGIMLGLVFTTMFIIGLLYALLAKSFGRFESFPTRVAWLGFWMIIAGAVLVTIMVLANKATVLYTFYAPLMADPIFYIGLVLFVVGTWLSAFAMFRMYADYKRENPGIHPPLPAYMSVMTMLLWVIATLGVAGTILFQLLPLSLGWKDTVGIELSRTLFWYFGHPLVYFWLMPAYIVWYTVVPKVIGGKIFSDALARMAFLLFLLFSFPVGFHHQLTEPGIEPFWKFVQVILTFLVVIPSFMTAFSLFATFELRGRALGARGLFGWVKKMPYGDVRFLAPFVGMLFFIPAGAGGIINASHQLNAMVHNTLWVTGHFHITVGTAVALTFFGTAYWLVPVLRGRTLTKKMNRLGLIQTGTWAFGMSIMSYAMHISGLQGNPRRTGPATYFSDALTREWIPYHIAMAIGGTILLISVLIFVYSMFNLSFLAPKGEEEFPLAETEEAAMETPRFFENWKLWITVTFVLIAFAYTVPIWHLIESAPPGAKGWVLW, from the coding sequence ATGAATGACGTAGCCTCAAAATTAAAACAGTGGGAAATGGAACGCGGCGTACCGGTACCAAGTATCGGTGTTAAAGAAGCGCGCCTCGCCTATGCCCATGTCGTCATTTCGGTCCTCGCCGTCTTAATCGGCGGTTTGGCAGGACTCATGCAGACGCTCATCCGAACGGGCGTCATCCCGGAAGTGTTCGGTTATTATCAACTCTTGACCGCGCACGGCATCATGCTCGGTCTCGTCTTCACGACAATGTTCATCATCGGTCTTCTTTACGCGCTCCTCGCTAAGTCGTTCGGACGTTTTGAGTCGTTCCCGACCCGGGTCGCGTGGCTCGGATTTTGGATGATCATCGCCGGTGCCGTGCTCGTCACGATCATGGTGCTCGCCAATAAAGCGACTGTGTTGTATACGTTTTACGCGCCACTCATGGCCGACCCGATCTTCTATATCGGCCTCGTCTTGTTCGTCGTCGGCACATGGTTGTCTGCGTTCGCCATGTTCCGGATGTATGCGGACTACAAACGGGAGAACCCAGGTATTCACCCGCCGCTTCCGGCGTATATGAGTGTCATGACGATGCTATTGTGGGTCATCGCGACGCTCGGTGTGGCCGGAACGATTCTGTTCCAGCTGCTGCCGCTCTCGCTCGGATGGAAAGATACGGTCGGGATTGAGTTATCACGGACGTTGTTCTGGTACTTCGGTCACCCCCTCGTCTATTTCTGGCTCATGCCGGCCTATATCGTCTGGTATACGGTCGTGCCGAAAGTCATCGGCGGGAAAATCTTCTCGGATGCGCTCGCCCGGATGGCGTTCCTATTGTTCCTCTTGTTCTCGTTCCCGGTCGGTTTCCACCACCAGTTGACAGAGCCGGGGATTGAGCCGTTCTGGAAGTTCGTTCAAGTCATCTTGACGTTCCTCGTCGTTATCCCGTCGTTTATGACGGCGTTCTCGCTGTTTGCGACGTTCGAGCTGCGTGGTCGCGCACTCGGTGCCCGCGGGTTATTCGGTTGGGTCAAGAAAATGCCATATGGGGATGTCCGTTTCCTCGCGCCGTTCGTCGGCATGTTGTTCTTCATTCCAGCCGGAGCCGGCGGGATCATCAACGCATCGCACCAATTGAACGCGATGGTCCACAACACACTTTGGGTCACAGGTCACTTCCATATCACAGTCGGGACGGCCGTCGCCTTGACGTTCTTCGGAACGGCATATTGGCTCGTACCGGTATTGCGCGGTCGTACACTCACGAAAAAAATGAACCGACTCGGATTGATTCAAACGGGAACGTGGGCGTTTGGGATGTCAATCATGTCTTACGCAATGCACATCTCAGGACTCCAAGGCAACCCGCGTCGGACCGGACCGGCAACGTACTTCTCGGATGCGCTTACGCGCGAATGGATTCCATACCACATCGCCATGGCGATTGGCGGGACGATCCTCTTGATCTCGGTCCTCATCTTCGTTTACTCAATGTTCAACTTGTCGTTCCTCGCGCCGAAAGGGGAGGAAGAATTCCCGCTCGCTGAGACGGAAGAGGCAGCGATGGAGACGCCTCGTTTCTTTGAAAACTGGAAACTATGGATCACCGTCACGTTCGTCTTGATTGCGTTCGCTTATACGGTCCCGATTTGGCACTTGATTGAGAGTGCGCCACCGGGAGCGAAAGGCTGGGTGCTCTGGTAA
- the deoD gene encoding purine-nucleoside phosphorylase, translating to MSVHIGAEPGQIAETVLLPGDPLRAKYIAETFLEDVELYNEVRGMYGFTGTYKGKRISVQGTGMGVPSMSIYVNELIMSYGAKNLIRVGTAGGIQEDVKVRDVVIAMSASSEMGQNRVRFNGMDYAPTATFDLLHRAYMNAEKAGIPVKVGQIFTADQFYQDDFHHFKKWADFGCLAIEMEAAGLYTLAAKHKVNALTILTISDHLLTGEETTSEERQTTFDEMIRVALDTAVEVTN from the coding sequence ATGAGTGTACACATTGGGGCAGAACCAGGACAAATCGCAGAAACGGTATTGTTACCGGGAGATCCGCTTCGCGCGAAATATATCGCGGAAACGTTCCTTGAGGACGTCGAGTTATATAACGAGGTCCGCGGGATGTATGGCTTCACAGGAACATATAAAGGGAAACGCATTTCGGTTCAAGGGACAGGAATGGGCGTTCCATCGATGTCGATTTACGTGAACGAATTGATCATGTCATACGGCGCGAAAAACTTGATCCGTGTCGGTACGGCCGGTGGGATTCAAGAAGACGTTAAAGTACGTGACGTCGTCATCGCGATGAGCGCATCGAGTGAGATGGGTCAAAACCGTGTGCGCTTCAACGGGATGGACTATGCACCGACAGCGACGTTCGACCTCCTACATCGCGCTTATATGAACGCTGAAAAGGCCGGCATCCCGGTCAAAGTCGGTCAAATCTTCACAGCCGACCAATTCTATCAAGATGATTTCCACCATTTCAAGAAGTGGGCCGACTTCGGTTGCCTCGCCATCGAGATGGAGGCGGCAGGACTCTACACACTCGCTGCGAAACATAAAGTGAACGCGTTGACGATCCTTACGATCTCAGACCACTTGTTGACAGGAGAAGAGACGACATCCGAAGAACGTCAAACGACGTTTGACGAGATGATCCGTGTCGCACTCGATACAGCGGTCGAAGTCACGAACTGA
- a CDS encoding sensor histidine kinase translates to MSIRTKLTGMIALTIIVPVILATVISFWYVKDRERERGLQLTEWSLERGTLQMERYISDLSRLPTSLYANRDVLDILEYGPGLSLQQTELEVRRALLGMYLSREDVAQIQLLMLEDMDSFAAYKMKVSPRSKQQPSAIQQQLLKDEESRVLLEASHPLVPYHDFGPLVSEEEVVTLHFRLDKIETDQPLAILSIDIPEDVFIGQLASLQNNPTESLWFIGGGNQMFAQLGDGEIPQNVSTNSLSSDGKHHRIVKAFEFENQTFYVGKSIPDRLLTEPASRTSFIIFVVGMVSLVLALIGATYASMRLTTPIKTLTSNIWRIEQGDMTVSFDSLGNDEFGVLGRQFKRMIERIDDLIQREYRLALENRTNELRALQAQTNPHFLFNALQSIGTLALKGDGKTVYRLITQLSSMMRYTMHPDESMVTLRREVDHLTSYIRLQQVRFPDQFEIKVDVPETLLDLTVPKMILQPLAENFFKHGFERDGATAANHFSVRIHQAGPDLVIRCENSGRDISDEELALLKERIEKSTQPLNGAEGTGLKNIRDRLMLNYNREAQFMLATPETGGFRIVMRFPAVKEADAS, encoded by the coding sequence ATGAGCATTCGGACGAAGCTGACGGGAATGATCGCCTTGACGATTATCGTTCCCGTCATTTTGGCGACGGTCATTTCTTTTTGGTACGTCAAAGATAGGGAGCGAGAGCGGGGGCTCCAGCTCACCGAATGGTCGCTTGAGCGTGGGACGCTGCAAATGGAGCGATATATCTCGGACTTGAGCCGCCTGCCGACAAGTCTATATGCGAACCGGGACGTGCTCGATATTCTCGAGTATGGGCCGGGGCTATCCCTTCAGCAGACCGAATTGGAAGTGAGACGGGCGCTCCTCGGAATGTACTTGTCCCGCGAGGATGTGGCCCAGATTCAACTGCTCATGCTCGAAGACATGGACTCGTTCGCCGCTTATAAAATGAAAGTGTCCCCGCGTTCGAAACAGCAACCGAGTGCGATTCAACAGCAGTTGTTGAAGGATGAAGAGAGTCGCGTCCTGCTCGAGGCCTCGCATCCGCTCGTGCCGTATCATGATTTCGGTCCGCTCGTCTCGGAAGAAGAGGTCGTCACGCTTCATTTTCGGCTCGATAAGATTGAGACGGACCAGCCGCTCGCGATTCTTTCCATTGATATCCCGGAAGACGTCTTCATCGGTCAGCTCGCCTCGTTACAGAACAACCCGACTGAGAGCCTCTGGTTCATCGGAGGCGGTAATCAAATGTTCGCGCAACTCGGTGACGGTGAAATCCCGCAAAACGTGTCGACGAACTCGTTGTCGAGCGATGGAAAGCATCACCGCATTGTCAAAGCGTTCGAGTTTGAGAACCAGACGTTTTACGTCGGGAAATCGATTCCAGATCGTCTGTTGACCGAACCGGCATCGCGGACATCGTTCATCATCTTCGTTGTTGGGATGGTGTCGCTCGTATTGGCGTTGATCGGTGCGACCTACGCTTCGATGCGCTTGACGACCCCGATCAAGACACTGACATCGAATATATGGCGCATCGAACAAGGGGATATGACGGTCTCGTTCGATTCCCTCGGAAATGATGAGTTCGGTGTGCTCGGACGGCAATTCAAACGGATGATCGAACGCATTGACGATTTGATTCAACGAGAATATCGTCTAGCGCTCGAAAATCGGACGAATGAACTGAGAGCGCTCCAAGCCCAGACGAACCCACATTTTTTATTCAACGCCTTGCAGTCGATTGGGACGCTCGCGTTGAAAGGGGACGGTAAGACGGTGTACCGTCTGATTACCCAACTCTCGTCGATGATGCGTTACACGATGCATCCGGACGAATCGATGGTGACGCTTAGGCGAGAAGTCGACCACCTCACGTCTTACATTCGGCTGCAGCAAGTCCGGTTCCCGGATCAATTCGAGATCAAGGTCGACGTTCCGGAGACGCTCCTCGATTTGACCGTGCCGAAGATGATTTTGCAGCCGCTCGCCGAGAACTTCTTTAAGCATGGATTTGAGCGCGACGGTGCGACAGCAGCGAACCACTTCTCGGTCCGGATTCACCAAGCAGGGCCAGATCTCGTGATTCGATGTGAGAATAGCGGACGTGATATCTCGGACGAAGAGCTAGCGTTGTTAAAAGAACGGATTGAGAAGTCGACCCAACCTTTGAATGGGGCAGAAGGCACCGGTTTAAAGAACATTCGGGATCGACTCATGTTAAACTATAATCGGGAGGCTCAGTTTATGTTGGCTACACCAGAGACAGGCGGATTTCGTATTGTCATGCGTTTCCCGGCCGTAAAGGAGGCGGATGCGTCATGA
- a CDS encoding cytochrome c oxidase subunit II, whose amino-acid sequence MHIHKLEKYWLVFGIILLGVFLTVLGISAFAAGNQPASDADLIDPAKVHQTAPFDKPGLHKIGDNEYELVMVAQAFTFTPGNVEIPKGAKVTFLVTSPDVVHGFQLTGTPVNMMVVPGHINSLTYTFEEAGEFLILCNEYCGTGHHMMSTKIKVVD is encoded by the coding sequence ATGCATATTCATAAACTTGAGAAGTATTGGTTAGTATTCGGCATTATTCTATTAGGCGTCTTTTTGACAGTGCTCGGTATCTCTGCGTTTGCGGCAGGGAATCAGCCGGCTTCGGACGCCGATTTGATCGACCCGGCAAAAGTGCATCAAACTGCACCGTTCGACAAACCAGGGCTTCATAAAATCGGTGACAACGAGTATGAGCTCGTCATGGTCGCCCAAGCGTTCACATTCACACCGGGCAATGTGGAAATCCCAAAAGGGGCGAAAGTCACGTTTCTCGTCACGTCACCGGACGTCGTCCACGGGTTCCAATTGACAGGGACACCGGTCAATATGATGGTCGTGCCAGGTCACATCAACTCGCTCACGTATACGTTCGAAGAAGCAGGCGAATTCTTGATTCTATGTAACGAATACTGTGGAACCGGACATCACATGATGTCGACAAAAATTAAGGTGGTGGACTAA
- a CDS encoding response regulator transcription factor, giving the protein MTKVLIVDDESPVREAVKLLGEWEQLGVTKVIEAQDGEEAKRIIAKERPALILSDLQMPRCNGIELMEWVHKEAEATKLIVLTGYDEYSYMRRAIQLGSFDYLLKPIDPDVLNETLARALADVTPDEADPILQIGAFIERHYAEELSLQGMSERFYLSREYISRRFKQQYGVNLSEYLLSIRMLEAKRLLETSGQRIYEVAQAVGFSDDKYFRKVFKKQVGITPNEYREQCHRLS; this is encoded by the coding sequence ATGACGAAAGTGTTGATCGTGGACGATGAGTCGCCGGTACGGGAAGCGGTGAAACTGCTCGGGGAGTGGGAACAGCTCGGCGTCACGAAAGTGATCGAGGCGCAGGACGGGGAAGAAGCGAAACGAATCATCGCCAAGGAACGGCCGGCACTGATTTTATCGGACCTGCAGATGCCTCGTTGTAACGGCATCGAGCTGATGGAATGGGTTCATAAGGAAGCTGAGGCGACCAAGCTAATCGTATTGACCGGTTATGACGAATATTCGTACATGCGGCGTGCGATTCAGCTCGGTAGTTTTGATTACTTGTTGAAGCCGATCGACCCGGACGTCTTGAATGAGACGCTTGCACGCGCTCTTGCTGACGTCACGCCTGATGAAGCGGATCCGATTCTACAGATTGGTGCGTTCATCGAGCGCCATTATGCGGAAGAACTCAGCTTACAAGGGATGAGCGAGCGCTTTTACTTGAGCCGCGAATACATATCGCGTCGCTTCAAACAACAGTACGGCGTCAACTTATCCGAATATTTGCTGTCGATCCGGATGCTCGAGGCGAAACGTCTCCTTGAGACGAGTGGACAACGTATTTATGAAGTCGCCCAAGCGGTCGGCTTTTCGGATGATAAATATTTCCGGAAAGTCTTTAAAAAACAGGTTGGCATCACGCCGAATGAATATCGGGAGCAGTGTCACCGACTATCTTGA